One segment of Desmodus rotundus isolate HL8 chromosome 6, HLdesRot8A.1, whole genome shotgun sequence DNA contains the following:
- the NKAIN4 gene encoding LOW QUALITY PROTEIN: sodium/potassium-transporting ATPase subunit beta-1-interacting protein 4 (The sequence of the model RefSeq protein was modified relative to this genomic sequence to represent the inferred CDS: inserted 1 base in 1 codon) yields the protein MGCSGRCTLTVLCTFQLCESFLVTRLQDKGPGEHAFPDPSPGRTAWRGKNGLRVEKQPCPASLPPHKHKSPGTVVWLWRPPAFSLQVLPPNPYAGWVAIWVTWNVFITCFYLEXGGLSKDSELLIFNLSKNRSWGQELGPGCQQEGAVAGLGPPGSQALGPGAGCALEHGYVEALHSALQILVALVGFICACYVVSVLTEEEDSFDFIGGLDPFPLYHVSEKPSGLLFKQTHL from the exons TGTGAGAGTTTCCTGGTTACCCGGCTACAGGACAAAGGCCCGGGAGAGCATGCCTTCCCAGACCCTTCTCCCGGAAGAACAGC CTGGAGGGGCAAGAATGGCCTTCGGGTGGAGAAGCAGCcttgcccagcctccctgcccccccataAGCACAAGAGCCCAGGAACTGTGGTGTGGCTGTGGAGACCCCCAGCTTTCAGCCTCCAGgtcctgccccccaacccc TATGCTGGGTGGGTGGCCATCTGGGTCACCTGGAATGTTTTCATTACCTGTTTCTACCTGG GTGGGGGCCTCTCCAAG GACAGTGAGCTCCTGATCTTCAACCTCTCCAAAAACCGCTCCTGGGGGCAGGAGCTTGGCCCTGGCTGTCAGCAGGAGGGTGCAGTGGCGGGCTTGGGGCCCCctggcagccaggccctgggaccAGGCGCTGGCTGCGCCCTGGAGCATGGCTACGTGGAGGCCCTGCACAGCGCCCTGCAGATCCTGGTGGCA CTGGTGGGCTTCATCTGCGCCTGCTACGTGGTCAGTGTTCTCACCGAGGAGGAAGACAGCT TTGATTTCATTGGTGGACTTGATCCATTTCCTCTCTACCATGTCTCTGAAAAGCCCTCTGGCCTCTTGTTCAAGCAGACGCACTTGTAA
- the BIRC7 gene encoding baculoviral IAP repeat-containing protein 7 isoform X4: protein MLAATIAPSRGQRAPAAALRAPWPLPNLGHLGGWTGSTLISQLLQAKATPAPRQGRVLSSPEASWLGTLQDWLSRVPVTAAELLRAGVPSMGPEERAQCWCCGPERSRWAAGGSPTGGHCGPCSLCGHVLGQDSDDTLWGGQDHMDGQILGQLRALVEEEEEDGAWAVPSSRPAFPEMGSEELRLASFCDWPPTTTVRPELLAAAGFFHTGRQDKVRCFFCSGGLQTWERGDDPWTEHAKWFPRCEFLLRTKGRDFVCSVQESLRHPLGSWLLPTPHPEKRPAQRVPGSQAPRVSTTWALAWLGQSCGPCSGPAEESELASRTACPHPAQQLRVEGAWCVCGGGGFT from the exons ATGCTGGCTGCCACAATAGCCCCTTCCAGAGGGCAGCGGGCCCCAGCGGCGGCCCTCAGGGCCCCATGGCCCCTCCCCAACCTGGGCCATCTCGGGGGCTGGACAGGGTCCACCCTCATCTCCCAGCTGCTCCAGGCAAAGGCCACGCCTGCCCCCAGGCAGGGCCGGGTGCTCAGCAGCCCAGAGGCCAGCTGGCTGGGCACACTCCAGGACTGGCTCTCTAGGGTCCCTGTCACCGCAGCAGAACTGCTCAGGGCTGGCGTGCCCTCCATGGGACCCGAGGAAAGGGCCCAGTGCTGGTGCTGTGGCCCAGAGCGGAGTCGCTGGGCAGCTGGAGGCAGTCCCACGGGGGGACACTGTGGACCCTGCTCCCTGTGTGGCCACGTCCTGGGCCAGGACTCTGACGACACCTTGTGGGGAGGCCAGGACCACATGGACGGGCAGATCCTGGGCCAGCTGCGTGCCCtggtggaagaggaggaagaggatggggCCTGGGCTGTCCCATCCTCAAGGCCTGCTTTCCCTGAGATGGGCTCCGAGGAGCTGCGGCTGGCCTCCTTCTGTGACTGGCCGCCGACCACCACTGTGCGGCCTGAGCTGCTGGCCGCTGCTGGCTTCTTCCACACCG GCCGACAGGATAAGGTGAGGTGCTTCTTCTGCTCCGGGGGTCTGCAGACCTGGGAGCGAGGAGATGACCCCTGGACTGAGCACGCCAAGTGGTTCCCCAG GTGTGAATTCTTGCTCCGGACCAAAGGAAGGGACTTTGTCTGCAGCGTCCAGGAGTCCCTCCGCCACCCTCTGGGCTCCTGG ctcctgcccaccccacacccagaGAAGAGACCCGCTCAGCGGGTGCCAGGGAGCCAG GCTCCCCGTGTGTCTACCACGTGGGCCCTCGCCTGGCTCGGCCAGTCCTGCGGACCATGCAGTGGGCCTGCCGAGGAGTCCGAGCTGGCTTCCCGCACTGCCTGCCCGCATCCTGCCCAGCAGCTCAGGGTGGAAGGGGCTtggtgtgtatgtggggggggtGGTTTTACCTAA
- the BIRC7 gene encoding baculoviral IAP repeat-containing protein 7 isoform X5 gives MGPEERAQCWCCGPERSRWAAGGSPTGGHCGPCSLCGHVLGQDSDDTLWGGQDHMDGQILGQLRALVEEEEEDGAWAVPSSRPAFPEMGSEELRLASFCDWPPTTTVRPELLAAAGFFHTGRQDKVRCFFCSGGLQTWERGDDPWTEHAKWFPRCEFLLRTKGRDFVCSVQESLRHPLGSWDRWEEPADAVPATSAPAHPTPREETRSAGAREPAPRSPGRRGAAAEAAGGADLQGVPGPHCGHRLRALRPPGLHHVCAQPAALPHLQGPHPQLRAHLPVLGRAPRVSTTWALAWLGQSCGPCSGPAEESELASRTACPHPAQQLRVEGAWCVCGGGGFT, from the exons ATGGGACCCGAGGAAAGGGCCCAGTGCTGGTGCTGTGGCCCAGAGCGGAGTCGCTGGGCAGCTGGAGGCAGTCCCACGGGGGGACACTGTGGACCCTGCTCCCTGTGTGGCCACGTCCTGGGCCAGGACTCTGACGACACCTTGTGGGGAGGCCAGGACCACATGGACGGGCAGATCCTGGGCCAGCTGCGTGCCCtggtggaagaggaggaagaggatggggCCTGGGCTGTCCCATCCTCAAGGCCTGCTTTCCCTGAGATGGGCTCCGAGGAGCTGCGGCTGGCCTCCTTCTGTGACTGGCCGCCGACCACCACTGTGCGGCCTGAGCTGCTGGCCGCTGCTGGCTTCTTCCACACCG GCCGACAGGATAAGGTGAGGTGCTTCTTCTGCTCCGGGGGTCTGCAGACCTGGGAGCGAGGAGATGACCCCTGGACTGAGCACGCCAAGTGGTTCCCCAG GTGTGAATTCTTGCTCCGGACCAAAGGAAGGGACTTTGTCTGCAGCGTCCAGGAGTCCCTCCGCCACCCTCTGGGCTCCTGG GACCGATGGGAGGAACCTGCAGACGCAGTCCCTGCCACCTCAG ctcctgcccaccccacacccagaGAAGAGACCCGCTCAGCGGGTGCCAGGGAGCCAG CCCCCAGGAGCCCAGGACGCAGAGGAGCAGCTGCGGAGGCTGCGGGAGGAGCGGACCTGCAAGGTGTGCCTGGACCGCACTGTGGGCATCGTCTTCGTGCCCTGCGGCCACCTGGTCTGCACCATGTGTGCGCCCAGCCTGCAGCTCTGCCCCATCTGCAGGGCCCCCATCCACAGCTGCGTGCGCACCTTCCTGTCCTAGGCCGG GCTCCCCGTGTGTCTACCACGTGGGCCCTCGCCTGGCTCGGCCAGTCCTGCGGACCATGCAGTGGGCCTGCCGAGGAGTCCGAGCTGGCTTCCCGCACTGCCTGCCCGCATCCTGCCCAGCAGCTCAGGGTGGAAGGGGCTtggtgtgtatgtggggggggtGGTTTTACCTAA
- the BIRC7 gene encoding baculoviral IAP repeat-containing protein 7 isoform X1 yields the protein MGPEERAQCWCCGPERSRWAAGGSPTGGHCGPCSLCGHVLGQDSDDTLWGGQDHMDGQILGQLRALVEEEEEDGAWAVPSSRPAFPEMGSEELRLASFCDWPPTTTVRPELLAAAGFFHTGRQDKVRCFFCSGGLQTWERGDDPWTEHAKWFPRCEFLLRTKGRDFVCSVQESLRHPLGSWDRWEEPADAVPATSAPAHPTPREETRSAGAREPGAQDAEEQLRRLREERTCKVCLDRTVGIVFVPCGHLVCTMCAPSLQLCPICRAPIHSCVRTFLS from the exons ATGGGACCCGAGGAAAGGGCCCAGTGCTGGTGCTGTGGCCCAGAGCGGAGTCGCTGGGCAGCTGGAGGCAGTCCCACGGGGGGACACTGTGGACCCTGCTCCCTGTGTGGCCACGTCCTGGGCCAGGACTCTGACGACACCTTGTGGGGAGGCCAGGACCACATGGACGGGCAGATCCTGGGCCAGCTGCGTGCCCtggtggaagaggaggaagaggatggggCCTGGGCTGTCCCATCCTCAAGGCCTGCTTTCCCTGAGATGGGCTCCGAGGAGCTGCGGCTGGCCTCCTTCTGTGACTGGCCGCCGACCACCACTGTGCGGCCTGAGCTGCTGGCCGCTGCTGGCTTCTTCCACACCG GCCGACAGGATAAGGTGAGGTGCTTCTTCTGCTCCGGGGGTCTGCAGACCTGGGAGCGAGGAGATGACCCCTGGACTGAGCACGCCAAGTGGTTCCCCAG GTGTGAATTCTTGCTCCGGACCAAAGGAAGGGACTTTGTCTGCAGCGTCCAGGAGTCCCTCCGCCACCCTCTGGGCTCCTGG GACCGATGGGAGGAACCTGCAGACGCAGTCCCTGCCACCTCAG ctcctgcccaccccacacccagaGAAGAGACCCGCTCAGCGGGTGCCAGGGAGCCAG GAGCCCAGGACGCAGAGGAGCAGCTGCGGAGGCTGCGGGAGGAGCGGACCTGCAAGGTGTGCCTGGACCGCACTGTGGGCATCGTCTTCGTGCCCTGCGGCCACCTGGTCTGCACCATGTGTGCGCCCAGCCTGCAGCTCTGCCCCATCTGCAGGGCCCCCATCCACAGCTGCGTGCGCACCTTCCTGTCCTAG
- the BIRC7 gene encoding baculoviral IAP repeat-containing protein 7 isoform X2, with product MGPEERAQCWCCGPERSRWAAGGSPTGGHCGPCSLCGHVLGQDSDDTLWGGQDHMDGQILGQLRALVEEEEEDGAWAVPSSRPAFPEMGSEELRLASFCDWPPTTTVRPELLAAAGFFHTGRQDKVRCFFCSGGLQTWERGDDPWTEHAKWFPRCEFLLRTKGRDFVCSVQESLRHPLGSWDRWEEPADAVPATSAPAHPTPREETRSAGAREPAQDAEEQLRRLREERTCKVCLDRTVGIVFVPCGHLVCTMCAPSLQLCPICRAPIHSCVRTFLS from the exons ATGGGACCCGAGGAAAGGGCCCAGTGCTGGTGCTGTGGCCCAGAGCGGAGTCGCTGGGCAGCTGGAGGCAGTCCCACGGGGGGACACTGTGGACCCTGCTCCCTGTGTGGCCACGTCCTGGGCCAGGACTCTGACGACACCTTGTGGGGAGGCCAGGACCACATGGACGGGCAGATCCTGGGCCAGCTGCGTGCCCtggtggaagaggaggaagaggatggggCCTGGGCTGTCCCATCCTCAAGGCCTGCTTTCCCTGAGATGGGCTCCGAGGAGCTGCGGCTGGCCTCCTTCTGTGACTGGCCGCCGACCACCACTGTGCGGCCTGAGCTGCTGGCCGCTGCTGGCTTCTTCCACACCG GCCGACAGGATAAGGTGAGGTGCTTCTTCTGCTCCGGGGGTCTGCAGACCTGGGAGCGAGGAGATGACCCCTGGACTGAGCACGCCAAGTGGTTCCCCAG GTGTGAATTCTTGCTCCGGACCAAAGGAAGGGACTTTGTCTGCAGCGTCCAGGAGTCCCTCCGCCACCCTCTGGGCTCCTGG GACCGATGGGAGGAACCTGCAGACGCAGTCCCTGCCACCTCAG ctcctgcccaccccacacccagaGAAGAGACCCGCTCAGCGGGTGCCAGGGAGCCAG CCCAGGACGCAGAGGAGCAGCTGCGGAGGCTGCGGGAGGAGCGGACCTGCAAGGTGTGCCTGGACCGCACTGTGGGCATCGTCTTCGTGCCCTGCGGCCACCTGGTCTGCACCATGTGTGCGCCCAGCCTGCAGCTCTGCCCCATCTGCAGGGCCCCCATCCACAGCTGCGTGCGCACCTTCCTGTCCTAG
- the BIRC7 gene encoding baculoviral IAP repeat-containing protein 7 isoform X3 codes for MGPEERAQCWCCGPERSRWAAGGSPTGGHCGPCSLCGHVLGQDSDDTLWGGQDHMDGQILGQLRALVEEEEEDGAWAVPSSRPAFPEMGSEELRLASFCDWPPTTTVRPELLAAAGFFHTGRQDKVRCFFCSGGLQTWERGDDPWTEHAKWFPRCEFLLRTKGRDFVCSVQESLRHPLGSWLLPTPHPEKRPAQRVPGSQPPGAQDAEEQLRRLREERTCKVCLDRTVGIVFVPCGHLVCTMCAPSLQLCPICRAPIHSCVRTFLS; via the exons ATGGGACCCGAGGAAAGGGCCCAGTGCTGGTGCTGTGGCCCAGAGCGGAGTCGCTGGGCAGCTGGAGGCAGTCCCACGGGGGGACACTGTGGACCCTGCTCCCTGTGTGGCCACGTCCTGGGCCAGGACTCTGACGACACCTTGTGGGGAGGCCAGGACCACATGGACGGGCAGATCCTGGGCCAGCTGCGTGCCCtggtggaagaggaggaagaggatggggCCTGGGCTGTCCCATCCTCAAGGCCTGCTTTCCCTGAGATGGGCTCCGAGGAGCTGCGGCTGGCCTCCTTCTGTGACTGGCCGCCGACCACCACTGTGCGGCCTGAGCTGCTGGCCGCTGCTGGCTTCTTCCACACCG GCCGACAGGATAAGGTGAGGTGCTTCTTCTGCTCCGGGGGTCTGCAGACCTGGGAGCGAGGAGATGACCCCTGGACTGAGCACGCCAAGTGGTTCCCCAG GTGTGAATTCTTGCTCCGGACCAAAGGAAGGGACTTTGTCTGCAGCGTCCAGGAGTCCCTCCGCCACCCTCTGGGCTCCTGG ctcctgcccaccccacacccagaGAAGAGACCCGCTCAGCGGGTGCCAGGGAGCCAG CCCCCAGGAGCCCAGGACGCAGAGGAGCAGCTGCGGAGGCTGCGGGAGGAGCGGACCTGCAAGGTGTGCCTGGACCGCACTGTGGGCATCGTCTTCGTGCCCTGCGGCCACCTGGTCTGCACCATGTGTGCGCCCAGCCTGCAGCTCTGCCCCATCTGCAGGGCCCCCATCCACAGCTGCGTGCGCACCTTCCTGTCCTAG
- the YTHDF1 gene encoding YTH domain-containing family protein 1, which yields MSATSVDPQRSKGQDNKVQNGSLHQKDAVHDNDFEPYLSGQSNQSNSYPSMAEPYLPSYYPPSIGFPYSLNEAPWSTGGDPPIPYLTTYGQLSNGDHHFMHDAVFGQPGGLGSSIYPHRFNFFPENPAFSAWGASGSQGQQAQSPAYGGSYPYPPSSLGGTLVDGQAGFHGDTLSKAPGMNSLEQGMVGLKIGDVTSSAVKTVGSVVSSVAMTGVLSGNGGTNVNMPVSKPTSWAAIASKPAKPQPKMKAKGGPVIGAALPPPPIKHNMDIGTWDNKGPMPKAPAPQPAPAPQPVLPPQPVVQPLPAQPPPLAQPQYQSPQPPPQTRWVAPRNRSAAFGQSLGTGGDGHAPGSTQPSSGPSMESHPVLEKLKAAHSYNPKEFDWNLRSGRVFIIKSYSEDDVHRSIKYSVWCSTEHGNKRLDGAFRSVGSKGPVYLLFSVNGSGHFCGVAEMKSPVDYGTSAGVWSQDKWKGKFDVKWIFVKDVPNNQLRHIRLENNDNKPVTNSRDTQEVPLEKAKQVLKIIASYKHTTSIFDDFSHYEKRQEEEEVVRKERQSRSKQ from the exons ATGTCGGCTACCAGCGTGGACCCCCAG AGAAGCAAAGGACAAGATAATAAAG TGCAAAATGGTTCTTTGCATCAGAAGGACGCAGTTCACGACAATGACTTCGAGCCCTATCTGTCCGGACAGTCGAATCAG AGCAACAGCTACCCCTCCATGGCTGAGCCCTACCTGCCCAGCTACTACCCACCTTCCATTGGGTTCCCGTACTCCCTCAACGAGGCGCCGTGGTCGACTGGAGGGGACCCTCCCATCCCGTACCTCACCACCTATGGACAGCTCAGCAATGGTGACCATCACTTCATGCACGACGCCGTGTTTGGGCagcctgggggcctgggcagcAGCATCTACCCACACCGGTTTAATTTCTTCCCCGAGAACCCCGCCTTCTCGGCCTGGGGCGCAAGTGGGTCTCAGGGGCAGCAGGCCCAGAGCCCCGCCTACGGGGGCAGCTACCCCTACCCGCCGAGCTCCCTGGGTGGCACACTGGTGGACGGGCAGGCGGGCTTCCACGGCGACACCCTCAGCAAGGCCCCTGGGATGAACAGCCTGGAGCAGGGCATGGTGGGCCTGAAGATTGGCGATGTCACCTCCTCTGCGGTCAAGACGGTGGGTTCAGTTGTCAGCAGTGTGGCGATGACCGGGGTGCTTTCTGGCAACGGTGGGACAAATGTAAACATGCCGGTTTCGAAGCCGACTTCGTGGGCTGCCATTGCCAGCAAGCCTGCAAAGCCGCAGCCAAAAATGAAAGCCAAGGGTGGGCCTGTGATCGGAGCTGCACTGCCCCCTCCACCTATAAAGCATAACATGGACATCGGCACCTGGGACAACAAGGGGCCCATGCCCAaggccccagccccccagccagcCCCGGCCCCCCAGCCTGTCCTCCCGCCTCAGCCGGTTGTGCAGCCTCTGCCTGCTCAGCCTCCCCCTCTGGCCCAGCCGCAGTACCAGAGCCCGCAGCCACCGCCCCAAACCCGCTGGGTTGCCCCACGCAACAGAAGCGCAGCGTTTGGGCAGAGCTTGGGGACCGGGGGTGATGGTCACGCCCCTGGAAGCACCCAGCCTAGCTCTGGCCCGAGCATGGAGTCCCACCCGGTCCTTGAGAAACTGAAGGCCGCCCACAGCTACAACCCCAAGGAGTTCGACTGGAATCTGCGCAGCGGGCGCGTGTTCATCATCAAGAGCTACTCGGAGGACGACGTGCACCGCTCCATCAAGTACTCCGTCTGGTGCAGCACCGAGCACGGCAACAAGCGCCTGGACGGTGCCTTCCGCTCAGTCGGCAGCAAGGGGCCCGTCTACCTGCTCTTCAGCGTCAACGGCAGCGGCCACTTCTGCGGGGTGGCCGAGATGAAGTCACCTGTGGACTACGGCACCAGTGCCGGGGTCTGGTCTCAGGACAAGTGGAAGGGCAAGTTCGACGTGAAGTGGATTTTTGTCAAGGACGTGCCCAACAACCAGCTCCGGCACATCCGGCTGGAGAACAACGACAACAAGCCGGTCACAAACTCCCGTGACACCCAGGAGGTGCCCTTGGAGAAGGCGAAGCAAGTGTTGAAAATCATCGCCTCCTACAAACACACCACCTCCATCTTTGACGACTTTTCTCACTACGAGAAGcgccaggaagaggaggaggtggtgcGCAAG GAGCGGCAGAGCCGGAGCAAACAGTAA